In one window of Cherax quadricarinatus isolate ZL_2023a chromosome 27, ASM3850222v1, whole genome shotgun sequence DNA:
- the LOC128691109 gene encoding uncharacterized protein isoform X2: protein MAARDANEEDNAARSEDVCCGRRESAPRLETLAEVLLLKMLKVATRRRSWHSDRAALSHIVYTHVPHTVRQRLQDSTWELSRRQLGLTADALSRMVHLRVLTLQYCGHNLLLATVGAHCPHLQVLDVRGSQAVDDDGMWGLVTVNHAFYAYLARHALSHSSVPQTHKPSLSISSCWLLAFKSLTSKMMMKMTVKKTQSTQVNNSGDAKGVGDETSRNVGAITSERERVDQEDISWSQCCSSLVFLDIRCTGVTPAGVTILAQALPAHTSLAHDAHTLNTHAPIISTHAHTSSTYAHNYPQSVPGIVPLSRAPLLA, encoded by the exons ATGGCAGCTAGGGATGCCAACGAGGAAGATAACGCTGCCAGGAGCGAGGATGTCTGCTGCGGCAGGAGGGAGAGTGCACCTCGTCTGGAGACCCTGGCTGAGGTGTTGCTGCTGAAGATGCTGAAGGTTGCCACCAGGAGGAGGTCCTGGCACTCAGACAGGGCGGCACTCTCTCACATAGTGTACACACATGTGCCTCACACAGTGCGACAGCgcctgcag GATTCGACGTGGGAGCTGAGCAGACGGCAGCTGGGGCTCACTGCAGACGCTTTATCGAGGATGGTGCACCTGCGAGTGTTGACGCTACAATACTGTGGTCACAACCTACTGCTGGCTACCGTCGGTGCTCACTGTCCACATCTTCAG GTGCTGGATGTACGAGGCTCTCAGGCCGTGGATGACGATGGCATGTGGGGTTTAGTGACAGTCAACCACGCCTTCTACGCCTATTTGGCACGGCATGCTCTCTCACATTCCTCCGTGCCACAAACTCACAAGCCCAGCCTCAGCATAAGCAGTTGCTGGCTCCTTGCCTTCAAGAGCCTCACTTCTAAGATGATGATGAAAATGACAGTCAAGAAAACTCAGTCCACTCAG GTAAATAATTCTGGAGATGCGAAGGGGGTTGGAGACGAGACTTCCAGAAATGTTGGAGCGATAACgagcgagagagaaagagtggACCAGGAGGACATATCCTGGAGCCAATGTTGTTCCTCTCTCGTCTTTCTTGATATCCGCTGCACCGGTGTTACCCCAGCAGGAGTGACCATACTTGCCCAGGCACTGCCCGCCCACACCAGCCTGGCCCACGACGCTCAtaccctcaacacacacgccCCCATCATCAGCACACATGCCCATACTTCGAGCACATACGCCCACAACTACCCCCAGTCTGTCCCTGGCATTGTGCCTTTGTCACGAGCGCCTCTACTGGCGTAG
- the LOC128691109 gene encoding uncharacterized protein isoform X1: protein MAARDANEEDNAARSEDVCCGRRESAPRLETLAEVLLLKMLKVATRRRSWHSDRAALSHIVYTHVPHTVRQRLQERVLQDWRVYDTVSLRMLHLLFSCTTTSLRLVHVRTFYRDDLIVLLPRLTGIKELCFQDSTWELSRRQLGLTADALSRMVHLRVLTLQYCGHNLLLATVGAHCPHLQVLDVRGSQAVDDDGMWGLVTVNHAFYAYLARHALSHSSVPQTHKPSLSISSCWLLAFKSLTSKMMMKMTVKKTQSTQVNNSGDAKGVGDETSRNVGAITSERERVDQEDISWSQCCSSLVFLDIRCTGVTPAGVTILAQALPAHTSLAHDAHTLNTHAPIISTHAHTSSTYAHNYPQSVPGIVPLSRAPLLA, encoded by the exons ATGGCAGCTAGGGATGCCAACGAGGAAGATAACGCTGCCAGGAGCGAGGATGTCTGCTGCGGCAGGAGGGAGAGTGCACCTCGTCTGGAGACCCTGGCTGAGGTGTTGCTGCTGAAGATGCTGAAGGTTGCCACCAGGAGGAGGTCCTGGCACTCAGACAGGGCGGCACTCTCTCACATAGTGTACACACATGTGCCTCACACAGTGCGACAGCgcctgcag GAGCGGGTCCTGCAGGATTGGCGGGTGTACGACACAGTGAGCTTGAGGATGCTGCATCTGCTCTTCTCCTGCACAACCACCTCCCTCCGCCTGGTCCACGTCAGGACCTTCTACCGTGACGACCTAATCGTTCTCCTTCCACGACTCACTGGCATCAAAGAACTTTGCTTTCAG GATTCGACGTGGGAGCTGAGCAGACGGCAGCTGGGGCTCACTGCAGACGCTTTATCGAGGATGGTGCACCTGCGAGTGTTGACGCTACAATACTGTGGTCACAACCTACTGCTGGCTACCGTCGGTGCTCACTGTCCACATCTTCAG GTGCTGGATGTACGAGGCTCTCAGGCCGTGGATGACGATGGCATGTGGGGTTTAGTGACAGTCAACCACGCCTTCTACGCCTATTTGGCACGGCATGCTCTCTCACATTCCTCCGTGCCACAAACTCACAAGCCCAGCCTCAGCATAAGCAGTTGCTGGCTCCTTGCCTTCAAGAGCCTCACTTCTAAGATGATGATGAAAATGACAGTCAAGAAAACTCAGTCCACTCAG GTAAATAATTCTGGAGATGCGAAGGGGGTTGGAGACGAGACTTCCAGAAATGTTGGAGCGATAACgagcgagagagaaagagtggACCAGGAGGACATATCCTGGAGCCAATGTTGTTCCTCTCTCGTCTTTCTTGATATCCGCTGCACCGGTGTTACCCCAGCAGGAGTGACCATACTTGCCCAGGCACTGCCCGCCCACACCAGCCTGGCCCACGACGCTCAtaccctcaacacacacgccCCCATCATCAGCACACATGCCCATACTTCGAGCACATACGCCCACAACTACCCCCAGTCTGTCCCTGGCATTGTGCCTTTGTCACGAGCGCCTCTACTGGCGTAG